Within the Gadus chalcogrammus isolate NIFS_2021 chromosome 20, NIFS_Gcha_1.0, whole genome shotgun sequence genome, the region GGAGAGGACTGGCGGGGAGGACCACGGTGGGGAGGAGGGTCCGGAGAGGAGCGCCGAGGAGGCGGCCAAGTTCCTCTGCACGCCAACAAGTGAAggtaaaacaaagaaaacatggGATGAATCATTTAATATCTAAAGTCACCCAAAGCAGTTGGTTAATCGTGATAGACGATACAAAGTGATACAAAAATGTTCAACTACGGTGGATTTTGAATAGTGTAATCAAAACTAGTTGTTATTTAGAAAATACAATGTACAAATAAAAAGTATTATTGGATGCAATAAGAAACCATTGAAACAACATGTTTCTCTTGAAGTAAGACTTTAGGTATCctcatgtggtgtgtgtgtgtgtgtgtgtgtgtgtgtgtgtgtgtgtgtgtgtgtgtgtgtgtgtgtgtgtgtgtgtgtgtgtgtgtgtgtgtgtgtgtgtgtgtgtgtgtgtgtgtgtgtggattctcTACAGGTGGAGGCTGGAGCCTGCCCCCCGACAGCCGCTATGTCACGCTGACCGGCACCATCACCCGGGGCAAGAAGAAGGGCCAGCTGGTGGACATCCACGTCACCATGACGGAGAAGGAGCTGCGGGAGCTGGCCAAGTCCAAGGAGCGCCTGGACGCCGAGTGCGAGGCCGGCGAAGGCTCCTCGCGCCGCTGCGGCCTGGGGGTCTGCCAGGGGCCCCACGTGGTCCTCTGGAGCCTCTCCTGCGCCCCGCTGGTGTTCCTGCTCTCCTTTGTGACGTCCTTCTACTACGGCACCCTCACCTGGTACAACGTGTTCCTGGTGTACAATGAGGAGCGGACGTTCTGGCACAAGATCACCGTCTGCCCCTTCCTGATCGTCTTCTACCCCCTGCTCATCATGCCTGTGGCACTGGCGCTGGCCCTGTACTCAGCGGTGGTGCAAGTGTCCTGGGCCTTCGGGCCCTGGTGGCAGGCGGTCAGGGACCTGGAGAAGGGCTTCTGCGGCTGGG harbors:
- the tmem169b gene encoding transmembrane protein 169, encoding MAEAEEQLAKGESSSQIISLRSETPEQPAEEGGMVGPAMRRKRRKKKDPRPESIIVFRSESERTGGEDHGGEEGPERSAEEAAKFLCTPTSEGGGWSLPPDSRYVTLTGTITRGKKKGQLVDIHVTMTEKELRELAKSKERLDAECEAGEGSSRRCGLGVCQGPHVVLWSLSCAPLVFLLSFVTSFYYGTLTWYNVFLVYNEERTFWHKITVCPFLIVFYPLLIMPVALALALYSAVVQVSWAFGPWWQAVRDLEKGFCGWACGKLGLEDCSPYSIVELLDSDTLSGTLQSKAPCELAQTSSV